The Magnolia sinica isolate HGM2019 chromosome 9, MsV1, whole genome shotgun sequence sequence aaatatgaaaaagtctaaaactgatgtggacgatcaacaatcaatggcccgatcatgtgatctatTGGATCCCATAGCCCGATCGTCGCGTCCCTCTgatccaacggtccagatcactctataaagcagcccatgtgcatcttcccagtgtggggtcttccagatgctcgcacatgcacatggggtcttcgaCACGATCACATTCACGGGTACTTGCCTAGTCATAGGGAAATTTGCGCAGCTCGCTTCCTCATCTGATACGTACGCATGGGTGTatgtgacgtgatgtcctcatcactaaTGCAAGGAAGTCTAAAAGGAGAGGATATTTGTAGGAGGGACATTAATGGTCATGTAGGAAAAGAAAGTAGAGGATACGAGAGCATACATGGAAGATATGGTTTTCGAATAAGAATTGAGATGAGAGATGCCATCCTTGATTTCACTATGACATACTAGCTCTAGCAAATACATACTTCAAAAGAGATAaacatttaataactttcaaaagtgGATCATATACAAGCCAAATAGTTTTCTTTCTACTtgtgaaaacaaaatgatcaatATGTAAGGATTGTAAGGTTATACTAAGAGTTTGACTGTGCAATATAACTATAAGTTAATGGTTATAGATGTTTACATTAAGAGATAGGTGTCCAAAAACTAGGCGGTGGAattaaaaggagagaaaaatgttatttaaaaataaattgatggaagaatgAAAGTGGAATGTTGAGGAAGAAGTAAATGTTATGTGGAATGAGATGGCTGAGTGATAGGAAGGTGGCAAAAGATGTTTTAAGATTATCTAGAGGGAAAGTCAATCATATAAGGAAACTTGGTGGTGGAACAATGCACAAGGAAATGTTCATGTTTTAAAGCTTGGCAAAGCGActagaaatgatgaaaattttaacaaaatagaaatgccaaaaagacTGTTATGAAAGTATTGAGGCgaaaccagtgttcgaagtatcggtatcgctacaaatgttatttaaaaataaattgatggaagaatgAAAGTGGAATGTTGAGGAAGAAGTAAATGTTATGTGGAATGAGATGGTTGAGTGATTAGGAAGGTGGCAAAAGATGTTTTAAGATTATCTAAAGGGAAAGTCAATCATATAAGGAAACTTGGTGGTGGAACAATGCACAAGGAAATGTTCATGTTTTAAAGCTTGGCAAAGGGActagaaatgatgaaaattttaacaaaataGAAATGCTAAAAAGACTGCTATGGAAACGTAAGGCTTATGAgttatgatgatctttacaataaATTAGGTATGAgtgaaggtgagaaagatgtcttcaaacttgcaaaaTTCAGAGAGAGGAAGGGTAGGGACCTAGTTCATTTTAGATGCATTAAGAGCAATAGCCAGAGGGTACTAGTAAAtgacaatgagatcaatgaaaggtggagaagctattttcaAGACTTGTATGATGACATCCACTCTTAGAGCATGGGGATAGAAagaaccataaactcaaatgacaTTGGACACCATAGATACTTTCGTAGGATTCGGATATCTAAAGTGAAAgtagctttgagaaagatgaagacAAGAAAGGCCCTTGGACTAGATGGTAGACTAGTAaaggtttggaagtgtatgggagataATTATTTTGGTTAACAAAGTTGTTTAGCAAGATTGTATGATTAAAGAAAATGTCGAacaaatggaggaaaagtaccgtgatacctatttataagaacaaAGGACATACAGAGCTCCACTAATTATAATGGGGATTAAACATATGAACCCcactatgaaactttgggagagagtgattaaggaaagactaaggcatgagacgAATGTATTGAAAAATTAGTTTGGTTTCATACTTCGGAGGTTTACAactaaagctattttcctacttagacaattgatggagaaatgtAGGGataggaggaaggatctccacatggtctctGTTAACTTAGAGAAAGCAAACAATAGGGTCCATTTGGTGGGTGTTGGAAAGAAAGGAGTCTCAAGATGATGTATTGTCATTGTTAAAGATATGCATGAGCAAGCGGTAataaatgtgaggaccactagtggggAGACAAGTGACTTCCTAATTGTTGTAGGCTTACACTAGGGGTCGGCATTGAGCTTGTACGTTTTCACATTTGTTATGGACGAGTTAAAAAGGCATtttaggaagagatcccatggtgtatgttgtttacaGATGTCATAGTTTTGATTAACAAGACGAGGGAGGCTTGAATGCAAAGCTAGATTTATAaaaggatgctttagaatctaaaggatttacaATTAGCCGGACCAAAAcaggagtgcaattttagtaataataaaagtgaaaacaaggaattagttaagattgttgactaaGAAGTTTCCTAAAATGGACACTTTTtataccttgggtcaataattcatgaatgGATAAATTGAAAAGGGTGTTGCCCATacaattcaagctgggtggaagaaatagagatgtgcctttggagttttatgtgatcatcgtgtaccactcaagatgaaaggaaaattttataggatagttatATGACCAACCATGCTtcatgggacagaatgttggccAGTTGAAGGACAACGTGTCCATatgatgagtgtagctgaaatgaggatgttgagatggatgagtggtaagatgaggaaggatagaataaGAAATTGGAGAGAACTAAGGATtagtaccaataggtaataagatgagggaaagtagtcTTACATGGTTTGggcatgtgcaatggagaccaagaataaTGCCGGTTAGAACAAATGAGTTGGAACTTGGAACAAGTTTAAGGCTCCAAAAGGGCAGGAGGAAGGGCCAGAAgggacatggatggaggtagtaagaaaagacttgatgacctatggtataACTGAAGGTTTGGCTCTTGATAGAGTGGATtggcggaataggattcatgtagctgacgcCACTTAAtagggatgaggcttagatggtgatgatgatgatgatcatccaGATCCCCTGAATGCCATGATTTCCTTTAATTTCTTCTGATGAGAAGCTTTTCCTAATCTCCAATTGCATGGATATTCTACTTTCGTGCATCTTTTGCTTCAAAATTTTGTAATTCCTGGATGCTCTGGAGTAATGCTGCTTTGTTGTGCACACATCATCGTGGAGTTCCATGCGAGAAAACAATCCATCACATGCATAACAGTGACTTGAGTTTTTGGATCATCATAGCAGTGGTCCATGGCTCAAAAAGCCTAGGCAAGTGGAGTATGGTAGTCATCAGCTGGTAGCctgcaaatggacagttaaaCATAAAGTTGAGGAACGGTCTACATtcaaatttgtatttttttttttcgaagtcagatggtttggataatcaTCTGGTTACCACATCAGTGGTCCTTACCGCAACACACATATTCCATGCGCATGGCCAGAACTGCCATGTAACTACGATCATAATATCAACCTGTGCTATATGGAACTTTCATGAAGCTATGATAATCATagcttttctttgatttttggtgcTGCTCTCGATTCCTTCTGTTTTAGGTATTTAAGTGAAGCTAACCCTATCCCTAATTCCAGTACTGACATTTCCCTTGTTGCGATCCACAACTCCAGATGCCTCATAAGTTTTCTATAGTTGTGATCTTTGATCCATTTCCATATCCCATTTTTTTCACTTTCATGTTTGTAGACAGaactgcttttaaaaaaaaagatctttCATACAAGGTTgcagccttttcttttcttttatgcaTTTTCCAATCCCATGTTGTAGGTGTGAAGTGGGTGATCAGAGCAGACAAATATAGGAAGATAAAGTTCTGTTGCCTTCAGTCCAGGGCTGCTGAACCCTACTTGAGGGCGAGTGGTCTCGATCGGGAGGATGTTCTTCGCCGCTTCTTGTTTGTTGAAGGCCCCGGTTTATACCATCAAGCTTCCACTGGTTAGAACCCACCCTGCTCTTTTGATTCCTTCTCTAAATTTAATATTCTTTCTAAAacatattttcttcttttcctttgttCCAtgtcttttcaattttctttggcAGAAAGCTGGGTTTTAAACGCTTTACGTTTGAATTGGCTTCGTTTGTTGAAACTTAAGTCTACTTTGTCCAATTTCTCGAACCTTGTTTATTTAATTTTGTGTCTGAGGAGGCAATGATGGTTCTATAGAATGGTTAGATGGTCTCGTTAACCATAGGAATCCCTGCACATACAGATCTGAATATCAGTATTGTATTGGTTGATGCGGCCGTATCGCATCCATATCAACATGAGATGATATGTGATACGGGGCCGTATCAGCCTGATATGAAAAAACCGATTCGTATCGGCGATACGCCCATAAAAGCCAAATTtttatacatatatttttttttttttcaaaatttaacttatatctcatcttcttcttcttcttcttcttcttctttttcatttaaaccatggaggAAGTTTAAAAACTCATTTTGGGCTAGATCCAAACCTATTTTGGGataaaaacaaatgatttgaatgtgATTCAACAAATCAAagcgaagtggaccattatgggaaaaataggAATGAatggtaaaccttcactttctttttgataTTCTTTTTGGTGTATTTTAGAGTAATGGGCCCtgattcaccaaatcatgcttgatttgtgttcaattaagcCCCATTGAGTTTACCTTCAACAAATCAAACCGatagacaacattctcatcaaagaatggtccgatgCACACTCATTGCATGTCCAaaataccaaaaaagaaaaaaaagaaaaagaaaaaaaaaaaagagaaagaaggaaagattaTTGAATATCttattaatttcatttttttcttgattttttttcctagTAGAGGATGAGCACTCAAGAGCAAAACAAAGGACCTATGTTAAGGAGATAGCATGATAGGAAAGAAAGTGTTGAATGGGATGGGAGGTGCATTGTCTTTTTACTTTTCTAATAGTAAAAGGTAAGTCCATAGAAGGGTTGTCTAAATATGGATTAAGATAAACAGGCAAACAAGTAGGAACATTATTAGTACATGTAATCATTGTTTTCAATATCAACAATATCGgttgatatatcccatgatatatcttgtatcccacctgtgcaatgTGAAACACACAAGCAGTGCCAATATATCTCAcctgttcgatccggtgagcattttcaattttccatcaatttcttttttcttttcattttttttttttttttgctgtaaatcatattaaattagtgtcaaattgttacaaatgtATATTCTTTATGCTTTgcataaaagtaaaaataaaaataaaaatcatggatttggaaatttgatttcgagatttgtgGGAGATTGGAAGTcgcagaaattaaaaaaaaaaataaatttttttttttccaatttcttgcaaatcaatTGCAATCTGTGTCTAAAcacaatcaaacatgtatgtaacctgaacCAATGTTGGTATcgcgctatgtatcgcacccttgggatacagatgcatatcgtttgtatcgagtaaattttttttttttgaaaggcaactaTTACTATATAGATAGGGAAAACATATTACAAAAGGAGGGGAACAACCTGCTGAGGAAGTGAGCAAATTACCCACCTAAAAAAGGCAAATTACATCCTTTAAAAGAAGCAACATTGGAAACCCATTCGACCATGAAATATTTCACCCTATTGACTAGAGAGTTTGCTGAATTAGAGATGCCCTtgaaacatctcccatttctttcttcccaaacggtCCACCAGATAGCAAGGAGAGCCATTCTCCAGATCTCCTTTCTGTTATTACCTGGATTAGCACCTTGCCAAGCTGAGAGAAGACTCTTAGCGGATTCTGTAAAGGACCAATGCATACCGAAAATGGGGAGGATGGCAGCCCATATATGACTGACGAGAGGGCAGTGAATGAACAAGTGATGAACAGATTCTGCATTGGTCAAGCAGCACAGGCAAACATTAGTGAGAATTATGCCCCTTTTCCTAAGGTTATCAACCGTGAGGACCTTCTTCATTGCGACAAGCCACCCGAAGACCACTATCTTTGGCAGAGCTTTGAATTTCCACACTCTCTCGATCGGATTGACGGGAATGATAGGAGGAGCAGTTCCCATAGAACTGTATAGAGATTTAACTGAGAAGTGGCCTGATTTGTCGAAATTCCatatcgggtaatttattgcactttttgggaaacgtggggaaacattaggaaaatggttgaatttttcaataaaacttttaaggattgttaaaaaaaccttaatacacacttttaaatcataacatctccaAAAAGAAATGCACATAATATGTCTCCTtagtatagggtcctaagctatgcgttgtctgactgaacaatgcaactatattcaaattgaatgcataacatttataaatgtatcaagacatgtatgATCTACACTAATGCACAGTAATGCATAagatctacactgttcatatcaTGCAATTTGTTTTGGGGCCTTGGTCACCTTCAGGCCCTGGTGACCTCCTCACTAGGTTACACAATAGGTAACAATAAAGTGAGCCCTAGGAATTGCAATGGTAAGTATTCATTCTCACTGTCCTACTGTAGTGGGGGCCACTTGAACTCCAAATCCACCTCACGACTGGGCCCTGTGTTCACATCCAGTGGACCTGATCAACAACTGGATGTCAAAcagacaccatggtgggtcccaaggagttttcaacggtaaggtgtttaatcaccacttttttcagtGTTTGGGACCATGTttcgtgtagtgtggtccacttgaaacctCATTGGTGCACCACTGTTTGGGACCTTGCATATAAGGCAACGTTTAAGATCATATAAGGCAGTGTGCAAATAAACCTCACTGGTGGAccactttttcttgtagtgtggtccacttgaaacttgtatctgcttcatttttgggaccatgtcttaaaataatctgtaaaaacaaatggacggcatggatatgcaatacatacatgtcgcaagggaaaacacaaatataagcttgatccaaaacatcagtggcccttaagaatttttcaacagtagcctttcaattcacactgtttcctatggtgtggtccactcgagctttgaatatgcttattttttgggccacaatccaaccattttcaaagctcattttaaggcatgatcccaaaaatgaagcatgcccaaatcttaggtggactacacaaatatcatcttgatccaaagcttttgtggcccacaagaagtttttaatggttaattactATAGTTTCCTgcactatggtccatctgagatttggatctgcttcattttttagatcatgccataaaatgagttttcaatatagatggacggcgtggatgtagtcacatacatcaaggtgggccccatgggtcccatgcacctcggtggatccagggtctcacctaattagCTCCCACTTTCGATGGAgttgggtagtacccaatccgcacccGTGACACGTAAGACCAGAGATACGGGTGAGACCttgactgtgggccctaccatgaagtatgtgttacatccacaccgtccatccatttggagacatctttttagggcatgagccaaagaataaggccaatccaaagctcaagtggaccccaccacagaaaacagggggacaatgatgcccatcgttaaaaccttcctagggcccactatgatgtttatttgagatccaacatgttcataagttcacacagatatggacgaagggaaaacgcaaatattagcttgatcgaaaacttctatggcccccaagaaatttttaatggtaggcattccatccccactgttttatgtggtggggttcacttagagctttggatctgcctcattctttggctcatgccctaaaatgatctctccaaatggatggacgatgtggatacaccatggtggggtccatagaacttggtgacgtcgttTGATTACTTTCgaagggagaggattaggtgcaaCCCTAGCCTGACGTAAGACGGTACGacacttatggtggggcccaccttggtatatttattgtatatccaagtGGTCCATacgtttttacaaatcattttagggcatgagataaaaaatgaattagatccaaatctcaggtggaccataccataggaaacaatggtgattgctCTTTAAAACTTGCAAATGggtcactaaagttttggatcaacctcatatttgttattttccttcatccacgtttctgtgaccttatcaacgggttggatgacaaataaacattacagaaacattacggtgggccttagcaagtttttaatggtggaggttcaaatACCGCTCTTTGTTAGagtatggtccgcctgagatttggatctaattcattttttatctcatgccatagaatgatctgacaaaacgtacgaacgacatggatatacaatacatacattaacgtgggccccactgttaggGCCGCATTGTATTTTGTGCAGCCAAGTCACACCAAATCCACTCCCTTAATTAAGGTAGAGAGTGAGAGAGTTCTTTGAAACTCTCCTCATCTTCTCCGTTAAAGCCGAAAACTCGCAAGCCGTCATGCCTCATCTCGAGATTCAAATCCATTAAAATCCCAAAAATCTCTCCCTAATTtcatcttcttgtttttttttttttcttttcaaaactcaACCCAAATCCCCATAAACCTCGGTGGAAATATGGTTTCCCAATTCTctttgaagaaaaaaatgggTTTTAGGTTTTCTTACATGATCTGATGTTGTTGATCGTGATTGGCCCAACAAATCCATGTAGATCTTGAGTAACAAGGTAAGagatttttttcatatatatattttatgtttTTCGAATTTCTGGAATGGTAGAGAGGATTGTCGCCAAAGATATCGATCGATATTGACCGATATCTGGATCATAAACAAAGAAAAACGCatgatatcgtgcgatatatcgccGACATCGACAATAAATTACGATATTGTCCATATATTGTGCAATAtcggggattttttatttttattttttggatactCCTGGGCAGTTTCGTATCGTTGGACcgtgataccgataatatcggccgatagtatcgatattgcgaacactgacTTGAACTagtgatttttggtaatttggggAATTTTCGGAAAGAAATTATttctttaatttaaaattaatttaaaatgttgaaaaatatttattttttttcgaaattcaagTTTGATCCACGGTTAATCGCTCCCCATTTCAAAGTAagtaggagtatttgatgaaaccattatcacatacactttaattttgggattttgggGAAGGGCCGATTtacaaaaaattggaaaaagaataattttttttccaaaattgctCAAATCAGAGAGGATGAGTACCGGCGTTATGTTAGAGAGTATCTTTACTAGTATTATTCTACTATGACTTGGGTATAATATTGTTGGTTTGTGGAGCAACATTACTATGCCTATCCCTATCAAGACGGAGATTACGTTTCACCGCGCAACTCTACGTGAGCCACAACCACACATTATTCATAGATATATTaccatgtttttttttcctcttgcttttgaatatattgattgtgtttccatacatgtcttcttatatttataaattatattaatagactttgaatatgctTGGATCAATTTAGtaagacaacgcatagattaggaccccatataaaggaaatctattatgtgcactttttttgttatgttttgatatctaagtgtgtattgatgtcttttttatcaatccttgaaatttcattgaaaaatttaaccaattttcccatgtttccgaacaacaacgatacattacgcgatacaaccaatatatcccatgcgatgaccgatatgtatccgtatcttAAGGGTGTAAAACATTACGCGATAACAATACAGAAAACATTGCTTGTAACCAAAGGTTACAAGCAATGTATGAACGTTCGTATACCTTCAAATTGAACTTAGTGGAATCAGTAACACCCTTATCTCTAGCATTATCGGGTTTGGAAGGAAGAAATACTATTTCATTAGACTCATGGACATGAATAGGAAGAACAATAGAATGGTGCTCCCCCTTTCCACCAGAAAAATATCGAGCATCTTCAATAAATTTTACATCCATTAAAACAGAATGTTTTTTAGTAACAGAATCAAAATATTTATACCCCTTTTGCGAAGACGAATATCCTAAGAAAACGCATTTAAGATCTTGATTTGACAATTTATTTATAAGAGAATCAATATTATAGACATAACACAAACATCCAAAAAACTACAATGGAATTTCAGGAATTGTATATAAGgctaaaaaatgaataaaatgatatcgttaaataataataataataataataatctggaTACAGTTACAAGAGAACTGCTGTTTGACCTTCGAACTTCTAATATTCCATGGAAATCACGTGCTGAAACAACCAGGTTATCGTGGGTACTTATCCATACATTTCCTTGTCCTTGGATGAGACATTTGGTTTTCCATATCCAACATCTTGGTTTCCATCAATCCAAACAGGCTGCTATGGGGAGGTGATCAAAGTTGATCTTATCATACCATTTGGAAACTACATGTGATGTTATTGATTGGAAGAACGTAGCAAAGAGGGCTATCCTTTACTTTTGATTGCATGTTCCTTTTCATTTTGGTAATTTATGTTTAAGATTGGAACTGATTATATCTCTTGGGTAACTGCAGCTGCATTGAAAGTTGCGTCTTACTTGCCATTGCCTTACTCAGCACTAAGCATTTTACTAGTCATCCCTGCACCGATAAGAGATGCCATTTATGATTATATAGCAAAGCGACGCTACGATTGGTTCGGGAAGGAAGATGATTGCATAGTTATGGAAGAGAAGGAAATGCTTGAGCGTTTTATTGATTGGGAAGAAATGTTGGATCGGCACAAGAGTAAGTCCGTCTAGGATTTCGTCGTTTGGatttttttgttcatgaatttaaTTTGCCAACGCATGAATGTGGATGCTTTACTAATCTTTTCAAGGAGATTCTTGGCTCTACATTTTGTGGGACATACATGTGGGGAAAGCGATGAACTCATTTCTGTGGCCCACGCATTGTAATTGGTGTGGCACAAGGTTGTGCAAAACATGTCCAGTTTTGCTACGTAGATACATCAAACCTCTATTACCTTCTGGTAACTAGATGAAACGAAATCTTGGCTTGTAAGGGGAGGAACATACTTAGATACAGATGCTGACATAGAAATAAATATGAGAACTGGGGTACAATCCTTCATCCCCCAAAATCTTGGATATGGATACGGGTAACCCATTTGTAAATGAAAATCATACTTAGTTTTATGATGAAATACTCGTTCAATTTTGGTGTTTTTTCTTAATCTATGATGTAATACTCATTTATAATGTGCATGTTCACATGTACTGCTATGCACATTATAATAAGAAGTGATggaatcttcatttagtaatatcTGATCCTCTAAAAAAATGtgtgaaatttttcaaaattttagaaatGACTAGTACCATAGGATTCAGTTGATTGTTTGCAATAAGTATCTTAGAGTATCCCAAACCAGTATTAGTATCTTGTCAACTCTTTCGATACACTGTGTTCAAGTATCTGGTTTTATATGATAATCAACTATCCTTGGTTTTAGTGCAAGTGGGGTTCAAGTTGGAGCAATCCTGATCATTGGTCTGAAATCACTTTGGAATTGCCTAGAAAATCTTTCTCAGATGATCCGAGCCACCTATCCTGGgactttttcagttgaatgcTGGCATTGCTGTATTTCTACTATTGACTAAAAATTTGCTACCCAATAAGTGAAATGTTAGGATTTTCCTGTCAAGGAGATCACAGGTTTAGTAATGGAATATGGTGCTAAACCTATATTGCCAGAACCAACTCTTTTTTTTTGGTCAGACTGACTCAGATAGTGGACACACATCATATGTACCTATACATTGTATCTCTACTTGACTCGTTTGATTGCAATCAAGTCAGGCCTGATGGTCGTGACCCCACCACCCAAACTGGATTGAGTCCGGGATCTTCTTGGAAAATGGGGAAGATCTAGGATAGGAGGCCAACCTCCTGGAGAGAGAGATGACCAATGTGTAGGGATGCAGCTCTGTAGACCCACTTGTCGGGCCTGATAGGTGATAGTATCACACCCTTCTCAAAGGAACCATATGTGACACTCACACTCTCACATCATGCGGCTGGCTCGGAATCTGgacctcccctttcctttgaccaATGGGTCCTCGACCtaatttaggtttaagaattgaATAGGGAGCCAAAGGTATGCTCCCAGTTAGTGGACATGATATGCATCTATAATTATCTTCTGTTATTTTTTTCGGGTTTAGGATCACATCATAAATCATGTGTCTGTCTATATTTAAGAATGATTGTGGAAGTTTTGTTGCTTTCATTGCCGACCCAACCTAGATAAATGAGGCTGTGTGAAACATTTGCCACGACAGCAGTTATCATGAATCTGGACCGCAGAGTAGGATTCATATAGCTGACTGACACCGATTAGTTAGGATAAGGCGCAGAGTAGGATTCATATAGCTGACCGACCccgattagttgggataaggcttagatgatgatgtatcTATACTCCTATTATTTTGTTTCGGGTCTAGGGTCAGGTGAGGTTGGGTCATGTAACCCAGCCCATATCAACTTACGTGGGTGGGTTGAGTTGTTCAGTTTCAATCCGAGGCCCCTTGCCACGAACCTGTCTTAGAAGTGGATTGGGCCAGTTGACCTGCAGGCCGAGCCATTGCTGCTGATCCTTGCCATGCTCGGAAATGATGACTTAAAAGATGGATGTATCATCTGAAGTTGATTGGATTCAATTGTCCAAAAGGTGATGATATCTGGATGGTTCATCTATTTTACCTTACCATAAAATCCCAATCTTGGCTACCAGAGAAATGGTAGATTTGGTCAGGTTAATGGTTGAAAAGGCTGAAGCAGGGGGTTCCTAGTCTAGCCCTTCAAAGGGAATGCTATGTTGCAAGGAGATGGCTCACTGTTCAAGATCTAGACGAATCATTTTGGATCAATTGCTATCAACATGGGTTGGGCTCAATCCAAACCCAACTGGCAACTTGAGGCCAGGTTATTCTCAGGCTGGAaatcaaacccaaacccaaagcaACATGTATAT is a genomic window containing:
- the LOC131255459 gene encoding uncharacterized protein LOC131255459, yielding MQMRERERERAMMLRRSLATLLESKNGRYSRTLLSSSSSSSSCFSFSQSASNAATAAGVDVSAGAGQADIVFTPSKIDAPPSLLQPGVVVYDGVCHLCYKGVKWVIRADKYRKIKFCCLQSRAAEPYLRASGLDREDVLRRFLFVEGPGLYHQASTAALKVASYLPLPYSALSILLVIPAPIRDAIYDYIAKRRYDWFGKEDDCIVMEEKEMLERFIDWEEMLDRHKSKSV